The following nucleotide sequence is from Drosophila takahashii strain IR98-3 E-12201 chromosome 3L, DtakHiC1v2, whole genome shotgun sequence.
CGGGTCATATGCCTCATAAGCAGCTTCCGAGATTTTCAACGAGCTATGGGATAGCAAATCTCCAAAATATGACCACATGGACAGATGGCCCAAAGCGAGCAGCATGAGAACGGCAAATTGGGCCACAACCTTGGGGTCTTTTCGGGCCTCCATGGCCTCTAACACAGATAGGGAGACCAAGGAAAAGTTAACGCACATCTGCATGATAAGGGTCCCATGAAAAACGCTGTTTAACCGATCTAAAATTCTAAGtagaaaattacatttctatAGCTTACTTACAATTGTTTTAACAGTTTTAATGCTTACTCAACAATCTTCTGATGAAACCTGATCAAGCGATTCATCTCAATTCGAAGTTGTTCGATTCCATTGCATCTCCGATTAAGGGTGCGAAGTTCGAGGCATAAAACTTCGGTGGCAAAAGTTACTTCCACGTATGCGGATACAGATAATCCCTCCATGCACAAAAGCCAAGTAAGGGCATATACCCCAAAGTAACTCTGAAACAAATAGAATACGGCGTGGATGATGGGGTGTTTTGACCTGTCGTGCCATTGAAAGGGAAAAGCCGCGTGAAGGGGAAGATTCTGATGCTGGACCCACATGGGTGATGTTATTAGTAGTAGCAGAAAAATACACAGGAAGAAGGCCCAAGATGTCGATATAACAAAGGCCATCAAGAAGTACCAGCGCTTGCCAGTTCGATAATCTACTGTATTAGGACCCTTCTGGGCCCAAGGATGAAAGGCCTCCAGATCATCGACCACCTCGTCAAGGGAATCGCCGTACCAAATAAAGTAGTACATCTTAAAAACGATAAAAAATATCTGAAAGTCACCATATTAGTTTTTGATATGTTCTTGAACACTTTAGCTTTTTCTAACCCCAATGATGAAAGCCAGATCCCGACCGATTTGAACACTGTCTCCTATCGATTCAGTTACGCCGTAGCACATTGATCCAAATAACACGGAAGCTTGGATAATCACCAAAGTGTGCCAAACAGATCGATAGGGCAATAGTCTTTCCTCGGATGTTGTGTATAAACACATTGCTCTGCAAACAGATTTAACATAGATTTTTAAGTTAGATTTTAATTCTACGTCACTCAGACTTCATCTGTTCCCTCCAAAAGTATACTGGCGAATGCCTAGACTCCAGGTGAGGATCCCAAAAAACCTTCCAACcatcgaaataaaatattagaaaacgaTTCAAATTGCCACGTAAGTCCATTTCGAAACGCTTCTGTTTTTGGAGTGCCCATTTGAGACAATGAGAGGACCTATTAAATATAATCCAAgagtgcacagaaaaaaaaatttgtcatAAAACACGTCCATATTCCGATTACGaaattcttaaataatattttaaattaatattagatcaaaattaacatttaatattttgtaatattttcctgtttacTTAAACACatcaaaattacaaatttctaTCTAATTCTTATAAAACTatgtgtatttaaattttcccgGTGTGGCTATAGCAAAAAATTATGGCCACTTAAAGCAATTACCAAGCGAAAACTTAACATCTGCTTCGAAAGATTCTAATTCCTTCTAGAAATTTGCATATGGAATTAGTTC
It contains:
- the Or65c gene encoding putative odorant receptor 65c, with translation MDLRGNLNRFLIFYFDGWKVFWDPHLESRHSPVYFWREQMKAMCLYTTSEERLLPYRSVWHTLVIIQASVLFGSMCYGVTESIGDSVQIGRDLAFIIGIFFIVFKMYYFIWYGDSLDEVVDDLEAFHPWAQKGPNTVDYRTGKRWYFLMAFVISTSWAFFLCIFLLLLITSPMWVQHQNLPLHAAFPFQWHDRSKHPIIHAVFYLFQSYFGVYALTWLLCMEGLSVSAYVEVTFATEVLCLELRTLNRRCNGIEQLRIEMNRLIRFHQKIVEILDRLNSVFHGTLIMQMCVNFSLVSLSVLEAMEARKDPKVVAQFAVLMLLALGHLSMWSYFGDLLSHSSLKISEAAYEAYDPAKGSKEVYRDLCLIIRRAQEPLIMRASPFPSFNFINYAAILNQCYGILTFLLKTVD